A single genomic interval of Spinacia oleracea cultivar Varoflay chromosome 6, BTI_SOV_V1, whole genome shotgun sequence harbors:
- the LOC110802767 gene encoding uncharacterized protein: MARQSISSASKMALLAFLMLTIATPTMQASMETNPEANVMKAVVEELGKEHLAAYYNYMQKMATKVGLEEPKLSMVVEQNSLKIGCVGIRGYACKNDCCSGLYCVPTMLGFSVCM; encoded by the exons ATGGCGAGGCAATCAATTTCATCCGCTTCTAAGATGGCTCTCTTAGCCTTCCTCATGCTGACTATTgcta CTCCTACGATGCAAGCAAGTATGGAGACAAACCCTGAAGCTAACGTTATGAAAGCAGTGGTGGAAGAACTGGGAAAGGAACATCTTGCTGCTTATTATAATTACATGCAGAAAATGGCTACAAAAGTTGGGTTGGAAGAACCAAAGTTGTCCATGGTGGTTGAACAAAACTCACTCAAAATTGGATGTGTGGGAATAAGAGGATATGCTTGTAAGAATGATTGTTGTTCTGGCCTTTATTGTGTTCCTACAATGTTAGGATTTAGCGTTTGCATGTAA